In Haladaptatus sp. ZSTT2, the following proteins share a genomic window:
- a CDS encoding ATP-binding protein, with amino-acid sequence MSEEEISKSIDGDGIEIDGVPTVSNGEEESGFNFSEPIDLTPQKTGLLDQLRADLDITGSFDEIGDNSLDAFERVRGGMGALRIEVEHRKTDEGEEELVIRDNAGGVLPADLNVFFSIGSRAGETGGRSVQRGAYGIGLKKATLRLAQEVTFATRHQDQKGKNNPGYGFTISEEWLKRESDWTVNPEPFDIEAGTTEIRLRGLRFDWEEHEEDIRKSLASTYRRQLGGSPFTENFDVSIEFQGEPLTPPKGINWGFPAFDELWPREFVMQIAPDDVDFELESPIKIRLVVGLLAEKDTNATGTDLYVQNRLIHEARTDEQGGYDVPGGLPSFNDAQHGRFKMCVSLESEADAADLPWNTTKDRIFPEDEKMVAVWEKLNNFVDRYFAAKFSNVPADYLAFAADDEKAANNGEIDGPLDYYDRQRVTDKPINGFPDVKQVETTAQAHAKLGIQRAEYFNDDDTTLRKQKQHVYLTRTATLFKSEFEPGTEYLNAPKSIMAILPDFDDEDEVNLTIEEVKFEARHHARMGVRYTGIEPWKEPLYEAYLRLFAGDESEFENLTAVDERPPLPDDGDGDGPDGPDVKGTNKSEERSFEFSSEGFETVTNVFGLSDDMTAQERGERIETAAKRLKELGFSLSFE; translated from the coding sequence ATGAGCGAGGAAGAAATCAGTAAATCGATTGACGGAGACGGTATTGAGATTGATGGAGTGCCGACAGTCAGTAATGGCGAGGAAGAGAGTGGGTTCAATTTCAGTGAACCCATAGACCTGACTCCACAAAAGACAGGGCTGTTAGACCAACTTCGGGCCGACCTTGATATAACAGGGTCGTTCGACGAAATCGGTGACAACTCTCTAGATGCCTTCGAACGGGTTCGTGGTGGAATGGGAGCGCTGCGAATCGAAGTCGAACACCGTAAGACAGACGAGGGCGAAGAGGAACTCGTAATCCGCGACAATGCAGGTGGTGTCCTACCGGCGGACCTGAATGTGTTCTTTTCGATTGGGTCCCGCGCAGGTGAAACCGGTGGTAGGAGTGTTCAACGGGGTGCTTACGGTATTGGGCTTAAGAAGGCGACACTTCGATTAGCTCAAGAAGTCACCTTCGCAACGCGGCATCAGGACCAGAAAGGGAAGAACAACCCCGGCTACGGGTTCACCATTTCTGAAGAATGGCTCAAAAGAGAGAGTGACTGGACGGTCAACCCCGAACCGTTCGACATTGAGGCCGGAACCACCGAAATTCGACTCAGAGGCCTCCGATTCGACTGGGAGGAGCACGAAGAAGACATCCGAAAGAGTCTCGCATCAACCTACCGCCGGCAACTCGGCGGGAGCCCCTTCACCGAGAATTTCGACGTCTCCATCGAATTTCAGGGCGAGCCCTTAACACCTCCAAAAGGCATCAACTGGGGGTTCCCTGCCTTCGACGAACTCTGGCCTCGGGAATTCGTCATGCAGATTGCTCCAGATGATGTCGACTTCGAACTGGAATCTCCAATCAAAATTCGCCTCGTCGTAGGACTTCTGGCGGAGAAGGACACAAATGCTACAGGCACCGACCTCTACGTTCAGAACCGGCTCATCCATGAGGCTCGAACCGATGAGCAGGGTGGGTATGATGTCCCTGGGGGACTCCCCTCGTTCAACGATGCCCAGCACGGGCGGTTCAAGATGTGCGTCTCTCTGGAATCGGAGGCTGATGCTGCCGATCTGCCCTGGAACACGACCAAGGACCGTATCTTCCCCGAGGACGAGAAGATGGTCGCAGTCTGGGAGAAATTGAACAACTTCGTTGACCGGTACTTCGCCGCAAAGTTCAGCAACGTCCCAGCGGATTACCTCGCGTTCGCGGCCGACGACGAAAAGGCGGCCAACAATGGCGAAATCGACGGGCCACTTGATTATTACGACCGTCAGAGAGTAACAGACAAGCCCATAAACGGGTTCCCGGACGTGAAACAGGTCGAGACCACGGCCCAGGCGCACGCAAAACTCGGCATCCAGCGGGCCGAATACTTCAACGACGACGACACGACCCTCCGGAAGCAGAAGCAGCACGTCTACCTGACCCGGACGGCGACCTTGTTTAAGTCTGAGTTCGAACCGGGGACTGAGTACCTCAATGCTCCGAAATCCATTATGGCGATCCTCCCGGACTTCGATGACGAGGATGAGGTCAATTTAACAATCGAGGAGGTGAAATTCGAAGCACGTCACCACGCCAGGATGGGGGTCCGGTACACGGGCATCGAACCGTGGAAGGAACCGCTCTATGAGGCGTACCTCCGGTTATTCGCGGGTGATGAATCAGAATTCGAGAACCTCACCGCTGTAGACGAACGGCCGCCCCTTCCCGACGATGGTGATGGTGACGGGCCCGATGGGCCTGACGTCAAGGGCACCAATAAATCCGAGGAGCGGTCGTTCGAGTTCAGCTCTGAAGGCTTCGAGACGGTCACAAATGTGTTCGGACTAAGTGACGATATGACTGCACAAGAACGCGGTGAGCGTATTGAGACTGCCGCCAAGCGACTGAAGGAATTGGGCTTTAGCCTCTCGTTTGAGTGA
- a CDS encoding HNH endonuclease → MDSEKALELNITVNQAGGGTVTATMHDSSVEERLQLLNARGATRTGDTWRLETDDMGAHADAAQYVIKMVSDILTPKETPGEARQATFERDGNTCRLCGANFDAPAIKVSRDRVNTRVLDHVYPQRDAKPIHRPHETCNLVTVCGGCDDVFLQGDKFRIVTDRLGYRPPPTDRQLIACIQKRGIIRSDWALDKLNASREEPDRLEHEYIAERLGALAQIELMKPLPDVAKNEGFEVYAVNISHRAIVFLDHKAVDRHPRLPQGFEFVNSLNGEDYVSMNEQKRGRGSSTPA, encoded by the coding sequence ATGGATTCCGAAAAGGCACTCGAGCTCAACATCACCGTGAACCAAGCTGGGGGTGGAACTGTGACCGCGACAATGCATGACAGCTCAGTCGAGGAGCGACTCCAACTCCTCAACGCTCGCGGAGCAACGCGTACGGGCGACACTTGGCGCTTGGAGACCGACGACATGGGTGCGCACGCCGATGCCGCCCAGTACGTAATAAAAATGGTCTCCGATATTCTGACGCCGAAAGAGACGCCCGGGGAGGCTCGACAGGCGACCTTTGAGCGAGATGGGAACACTTGCCGCCTCTGTGGGGCAAATTTCGATGCCCCAGCGATCAAGGTGTCACGTGACCGTGTCAATACCCGTGTCCTAGACCACGTCTATCCACAACGCGACGCAAAACCCATTCATCGCCCCCATGAGACGTGTAATTTAGTGACTGTCTGCGGTGGGTGTGATGATGTCTTCCTTCAGGGAGATAAATTCCGTATTGTTACAGACCGCCTGGGCTATCGGCCGCCGCCTACAGACCGACAACTCATCGCCTGCATACAGAAACGAGGTATTATCCGGTCTGATTGGGCGTTAGATAAACTCAACGCGTCTCGAGAGGAGCCGGATCGACTGGAGCATGAGTACATCGCCGAGCGCCTCGGGGCATTAGCACAGATAGAGCTGATGAAGCCGTTACCCGATGTCGCGAAGAATGAGGGATTCGAAGTGTATGCGGTCAATATCTCTCATAGGGCGATCGTGTTTCTGGACCACAAGGCCGTTGACCGCCATCCGCGGCTACCGCAAGGCTTCGAGTTCGTAAACTCGCTGAACGGAGAAGACTATGTCTCGATGAACGAACAAAAGCGGGGGCGTGGGTCAAGCACACCCGCCTGA